A genomic region of Aureimonas populi contains the following coding sequences:
- a CDS encoding MarR family winged helix-turn-helix transcriptional regulator, protein MNELTPSRDFPSPVQTGGVVPLLLTISKSTRAFLALLLAEIGLHPGQDQLLHRLTAGQAVSVSALADQLAVRPSTVSKMLDRLIEKKLVLRTTSSGDARRTMVLLTEEGATVRTAVLALWERLETELVATIPDGNRRELIGALAQVDTLLATRLRRLR, encoded by the coding sequence ATGAACGAGCTGACGCCGTCCCGCGATTTTCCCTCCCCGGTGCAGACTGGCGGCGTTGTGCCGCTGCTTCTCACCATTTCGAAATCCACGCGCGCCTTCCTGGCGCTGCTCCTGGCAGAGATCGGCCTGCACCCGGGCCAGGACCAGCTTCTGCACCGCCTGACGGCGGGCCAGGCGGTCAGCGTGTCGGCGCTGGCCGACCAGCTTGCCGTGCGGCCCTCGACCGTGTCGAAGATGCTCGACCGGCTGATCGAGAAGAAGCTCGTCCTGCGCACCACCTCCAGCGGCGACGCGCGGCGCACCATGGTGCTGCTCACCGAGGAGGGCGCCACCGTCCGCACGGCCGTCCTCGCCCTGTGGGAGCGGCTGGAGACCGAGCTCGTCGCGACGATTCCCGATGGCAACCGCCGCGAGCTGATCGGCGCGCTCGCCCAGGTCGACACGCTTCTGGCCACGCGCCTTCGCCGGCTGCGCTGA
- the mdoH gene encoding glucans biosynthesis glucosyltransferase MdoH, which translates to MISVYRFCFAVVAFLLAVLAGVLFATVITVNGATWLHFIQVGLLIVCCVWLAWGFNTAAVGILWRRPPLASVRGFTSNSRTAVLMPVYNEDADAVMARVAAMIEGLQATRRLDRFDFHVLSDSTKPEKVRAERAAVFRVVAELEAGAHLYYRHRANNVGRKAGNIADFVTKSGGAYDYMLVLDADSLMRPATMVEMVARMDDDPELALLQTQPLIIGRHTLFGRALQFSAALYSPFFSRGIAALQGREGPFWGHNAIIRVRAFAGACGLPDLSGPPPFGGHILSHDFVEAALLARAGWKVRVDPDLEGSYEEAPSNLIEYAKRDRRWCQGNLQHGRLITAPNISFWSRVAMVSGIMAYAASPIWLAFLVVSLLDPVLAPAPNYFPADSLFPVFPRPETTTALTLLIGIFLLLLLPKTLIAFRTAFSERQHRFGGGAAVLFGATCELIMTSALAPIMMLFQSKAVAEILIGTDSGWPSTDRDDESLPFSAAFASSWWMVFVGAALLATTWFYAFQLFLWVLPIALPLLIAPLFITLTGSPALGALARRLKIFVTPFELKPEPVIRAAQAWHEKLAGPAQTPDMKAGTPTPAPALSAGKA; encoded by the coding sequence GTGATTTCTGTGTACCGGTTCTGCTTTGCGGTCGTGGCCTTCCTTCTCGCCGTGCTCGCCGGCGTTCTCTTCGCCACCGTCATCACGGTGAACGGCGCCACCTGGCTGCATTTCATCCAGGTCGGGCTGCTCATCGTCTGCTGCGTCTGGCTCGCCTGGGGGTTCAACACGGCGGCCGTGGGCATCCTGTGGCGCCGCCCGCCGCTGGCCTCCGTGCGCGGCTTCACCAGCAACAGCCGCACCGCCGTGCTCATGCCGGTCTACAACGAGGATGCGGACGCGGTGATGGCGCGCGTGGCAGCCATGATCGAGGGCCTGCAGGCCACCCGGCGGCTGGACCGGTTCGATTTCCACGTGCTCAGCGATTCGACCAAGCCGGAGAAGGTGAGGGCCGAGCGGGCCGCCGTCTTCCGCGTCGTGGCCGAGCTCGAAGCCGGCGCGCATCTCTACTACCGCCACCGGGCCAACAATGTCGGCCGCAAGGCCGGCAACATCGCCGACTTCGTCACCAAGTCGGGCGGAGCCTACGATTATATGCTGGTGCTGGACGCCGACAGCCTGATGCGTCCGGCCACCATGGTCGAGATGGTCGCACGCATGGACGACGACCCCGAGCTCGCCTTGCTCCAGACCCAGCCGCTGATCATCGGCCGGCACACGCTCTTCGGCCGCGCGCTGCAATTCTCCGCCGCACTGTATTCTCCCTTCTTCTCTCGCGGAATCGCGGCCCTCCAGGGGCGCGAGGGCCCGTTCTGGGGCCACAACGCCATCATCCGGGTGCGTGCCTTCGCCGGTGCCTGTGGTCTGCCGGACCTTTCCGGCCCGCCGCCCTTCGGCGGTCACATCCTCAGCCACGACTTCGTGGAAGCCGCGCTGCTCGCGCGTGCCGGCTGGAAGGTGCGCGTCGACCCGGACCTGGAGGGCTCCTACGAGGAAGCGCCGTCCAACCTCATCGAATACGCCAAGCGCGACCGCCGCTGGTGCCAGGGCAACCTCCAGCACGGCCGGCTCATCACCGCGCCCAACATCAGCTTCTGGAGCCGGGTGGCGATGGTCTCGGGCATCATGGCCTATGCCGCCTCGCCCATCTGGCTCGCTTTCCTGGTGGTCAGCCTGCTCGACCCGGTCCTTGCGCCCGCGCCGAACTACTTCCCGGCCGATTCGCTGTTTCCCGTCTTTCCCCGGCCGGAGACGACCACGGCGCTGACGCTGCTCATCGGCATCTTCCTGCTGCTTCTCCTGCCCAAGACGCTTATCGCCTTTCGCACCGCCTTCTCGGAGCGCCAGCATCGATTCGGAGGCGGCGCCGCCGTTCTGTTCGGCGCGACATGCGAGTTGATCATGACGAGCGCGCTGGCTCCGATCATGATGCTGTTCCAGTCGAAGGCGGTCGCCGAAATCCTCATCGGCACCGATTCGGGATGGCCCTCCACGGACCGGGACGACGAGAGCCTGCCCTTCTCGGCCGCCTTCGCCAGTTCGTGGTGGATGGTCTTCGTCGGCGCAGCGCTGCTGGCGACGACATGGTTCTATGCGTTCCAGCTTTTCCTGTGGGTTCTGCCCATTGCGCTGCCGCTGCTCATCGCGCCCCTGTTCATCACGCTCACGGGCAGCCCGGCGCTCGGCGCGCTG
- a CDS encoding glucan biosynthesis protein, with protein sequence MKLGLGGVLAATLALDAQAQEGAAQPPAPAAPDDGLATSVDLSNFSFDALSAAMRNRAALPYEPPPEDLPDIVSDLDYDGYRRVLFRRENTVWANEPGQFQLQPFFPGFIYQATTRLHVGDGTSFTPLAFTGADFEFLGPLDPAAFEGLQLPGVAGFRVTSPIDRPDRFDEVTSFLGASYFRALGRDNRYGLSARGLALNTATGTTEEFPRFSAFYIVRPAPDAQELVFYAELDSPSLTGAYAFTLRPGAHTVIDVVKRLYFRQSVERLGVAPLTSMYFFGENDPHPRPDFRPEVHDSDGLFIERANGDRLWRPLKNPDELALSYFSETSPRRFGLLQRDRAFASYQDIEARYEARPSLMIEPARDWGRGVVQLVEIPTATEANDNIVAFWVPEERPEAGSAFEFRYRMRWGVLSEMADETAVVSGTFAGMGGNAADSSDNGLWRFEINFSGGPAAKMPEGATIEPVIDLADNVEAVHTGLARLPDGGWRLSLDLRRLEARPAELRAKLTYNGLAISETWLYQWTGQP encoded by the coding sequence ATGAAACTTGGCCTGGGCGGTGTCCTGGCCGCAACGCTGGCGCTCGATGCGCAAGCGCAGGAAGGAGCGGCGCAGCCGCCCGCGCCCGCCGCCCCCGATGATGGCCTCGCCACGTCGGTCGATCTGTCGAACTTCTCCTTCGACGCGCTTTCGGCCGCCATGCGCAATCGCGCCGCCCTGCCCTACGAGCCGCCGCCGGAAGACCTGCCGGATATCGTCAGCGATCTCGATTACGATGGCTATCGCCGCGTCCTGTTCCGGCGCGAGAACACCGTCTGGGCGAATGAGCCGGGGCAGTTCCAGCTTCAGCCTTTCTTTCCCGGCTTCATCTACCAGGCGACCACGCGCCTGCATGTGGGAGATGGCACGAGCTTCACGCCGCTCGCCTTCACCGGCGCCGATTTCGAGTTCCTCGGGCCGCTCGACCCCGCGGCCTTCGAAGGCTTGCAGTTACCGGGCGTCGCGGGCTTCCGCGTCACCTCGCCCATCGACCGGCCGGATCGCTTCGACGAGGTCACGTCCTTCCTCGGCGCCAGCTATTTCCGCGCACTCGGGCGCGACAACCGCTATGGCCTGTCGGCACGCGGCCTTGCGCTGAACACCGCGACGGGCACGACGGAGGAGTTCCCGCGCTTCTCGGCCTTCTACATCGTGCGCCCGGCGCCCGATGCGCAGGAACTCGTCTTCTACGCCGAGCTCGACAGCCCCAGCCTGACAGGCGCCTACGCCTTCACGCTCCGGCCGGGGGCGCACACGGTGATCGACGTCGTCAAGCGGCTCTATTTCCGCCAGAGCGTCGAGCGGCTGGGGGTGGCCCCGCTCACCAGCATGTATTTCTTCGGGGAGAACGATCCTCATCCCCGCCCGGACTTCCGGCCCGAGGTGCACGACAGCGACGGGCTGTTCATCGAGCGCGCCAATGGCGACCGCCTCTGGCGCCCCCTGAAGAATCCGGACGAGCTGGCGCTGAGCTACTTCTCGGAAACCTCGCCCCGGCGCTTCGGCCTTCTCCAGCGCGACCGCGCCTTCGCCAGCTACCAGGACATCGAGGCCCGCTACGAGGCGCGGCCTTCGCTGATGATCGAGCCGGCGAGGGACTGGGGGCGCGGCGTCGTCCAGCTCGTCGAGATCCCGACCGCGACGGAGGCCAACGACAATATCGTCGCCTTCTGGGTGCCCGAGGAGCGCCCCGAAGCGGGAAGCGCCTTCGAGTTCCGCTACCGCATGCGCTGGGGCGTGCTGAGCGAGATGGCGGACGAAACGGCCGTCGTCTCCGGCACATTCGCCGGGATGGGCGGCAACGCGGCCGATTCGAGCGACAACGGCCTGTGGCGATTCGAGATCAATTTCAGCGGCGGCCCGGCCGCGAAGATGCCAGAGGGCGCCACCATCGAACCGGTGATCGACCTGGCGGACAATGTGGAGGCGGTGCACACGGGCTTGGCGCGCCTGCCGGACGGCGGCTGGCGCCTCTCGCTGGACCTGCGCCGGCTGGAAGCCCGCCCGGCCGAACTGCGCGCCAAGCTCACCTATAACGGCCTGGCGATCTCCGAAACATGGCTCTACCAGTGGACGGGACAGCCATGA